One region of Camelus bactrianus isolate YW-2024 breed Bactrian camel chromosome 22, ASM4877302v1, whole genome shotgun sequence genomic DNA includes:
- the LOC105078402 gene encoding methyl-CpG-binding domain protein 3-like 2B: MGEPTSTFPSQPLLGKLRRSLMPQMLEKKRKVHLARAKWRQRDRAAFPMRLTSCIFKSPVTRVTSHPGNVVKCRKWEETLEKPQQVCAYRRLQGLQACSPEGEPFSTLESSSSILEIIAAGVAGESLGDAGAGSLPTSPEPITVQSSDGSETVPGLDLFLPQPLCRQPVTYADIRRQSRKVKKARERLAVALRADRLAREMERARSPKEGPEN; encoded by the coding sequence GGGAAGCTCAGAAGAAGTCTGATGCCCCAGATgttggagaagaaaagaaaagtccatTTAGCCAGAGCCAAGTGGAGACAACGGGACAGAGCTGCGTTTCCAATGAGGCTGACCAGCTGCATTTTCAAGAGCCCGGTCACAAGGGTTACCTCCCATCCTGGCAATGTGGTCAAGTGCAGGAAGTGGGAGGAGACCTTGGAGAAACCCCAGCAAGTCTGTGCATACAGGAGACTGCAGGGACTCCAGGCCTGCAGCCCTGAAGGAGAACCTTTCAGCACTTTGGAAAGCTCCTCAAGTATCTTAGAAATAATCGCAGCGGGTGTGGCAGGTGAATCCCTGGGTGACGCTGGCGCAGGGTCTCTGCCCACCAGCCCTGAGCCCATCACTGTCCAGTCTTCAGATGGGTCAGAGACGGTCCCAGGATTGGATCTTTTCCTCCCGCAGCCCCTGTGCCGACAACCAGTCACATATGCAGATATTCGCCGACAGTCTCGGAAAGTGAAGAAAGCAAGGGAGAGACTGGCTGTGGCCTTGAGGGCAGACAGGCTCGCCAGGGAGATGGAGAGAGCCAGGAGCCCAAAAGAAGGTCCTGAGAACTAG